From a single Ensifer adhaerens genomic region:
- a CDS encoding multiple sugar transport system ATP-binding protein has product MASVQIANVKKSYGAVEVMHGVDVPIGDGEFVILVGPSGCGKSTLLRMIAGLEVVTSGDISIDGKRVNDLEPKDRDIAMVFQNYALYPQMTVAQNMGFALEIAGRPKAEIKAEVEKAAEILSLTPLLARKPAQLSGGQRQRVAMGRAIVRNPKVFLFDEPLSNLDAKLRVKMRAEIKALHQRLDSTIVYVTHDQIEAMTMADKIVVMNAGRVEQIGTPLELYDRPANLFVATFMGSPAMNILPAKVTADGISIAGVATVPMPAGLSASGEVSYGLRPDHVTIGGEDAVSAHVLVVEPTGSETHITALLGGHEIMIVSRDRVDIAPGSKLPVSLASKHAHLFDAVSGRRL; this is encoded by the coding sequence ATGGCATCGGTTCAAATTGCGAACGTCAAGAAATCCTATGGTGCGGTCGAGGTCATGCACGGTGTCGACGTGCCGATCGGCGACGGTGAGTTCGTAATCCTTGTCGGCCCGTCGGGCTGCGGGAAATCGACGCTGCTGCGGATGATTGCCGGTCTTGAAGTGGTGACCTCCGGCGATATCAGCATCGACGGCAAACGGGTCAACGACCTTGAGCCGAAGGATCGCGACATTGCCATGGTGTTCCAGAACTACGCGCTTTATCCGCAGATGACGGTCGCCCAGAACATGGGCTTCGCGCTCGAGATTGCCGGCCGGCCCAAGGCCGAAATCAAGGCGGAGGTCGAAAAGGCGGCCGAAATCCTGTCGTTGACGCCGCTTCTTGCCCGCAAGCCCGCCCAGCTGTCCGGCGGACAACGTCAACGCGTGGCGATGGGGCGCGCCATCGTGCGCAATCCCAAGGTCTTTCTCTTTGATGAGCCGCTCTCCAACCTCGATGCGAAACTCCGGGTCAAGATGCGCGCGGAGATCAAGGCGCTGCATCAGCGGCTTGATTCGACGATCGTGTACGTAACACACGACCAGATCGAGGCCATGACCATGGCCGACAAGATCGTGGTCATGAATGCCGGACGGGTCGAGCAAATCGGGACGCCGCTGGAGCTTTACGACCGCCCCGCCAATCTCTTCGTGGCGACCTTCATGGGCAGTCCGGCGATGAACATTCTGCCGGCAAAGGTGACGGCGGACGGCATCTCGATCGCAGGCGTCGCCACGGTGCCGATGCCGGCAGGGCTTTCTGCCTCCGGCGAGGTTTCTTATGGTCTTCGTCCCGACCACGTTACGATTGGCGGCGAGGATGCCGTGTCGGCTCACGTCCTCGTTGTCGAGCCCACCGGTTCCGAGACCCATATTACCGCTTTGCTGGGCGGCCACGAAATCATGATCGTTTCACGCGACCGGGTTGATATCGCGCCCGGCTCGAAACTGCCGGTATCTCTGGCGTCGAAACACGCCCATTTGTTTGACGCAGTAAGCGGGCGACGTCTCTGA
- a CDS encoding carbohydrate ABC transporter membrane protein 1, CUT1 family — translation MSKATLSMRPALQGYILLAPALLVYLLFAVYPMIDVIRMSFASWNGLSAESRFVGIDNYRAVLTQDPVFWGALWNTLWWTALAVVIPNLISFGLALALNQNVPGRSPLRVVFYLPVIIASIAVATIWKWMYDPFFGLFNNLLTNWGLSDWIVDWLGDRKIALWSVFAAHVWQSVGFSMVLFLAGLQSVSLTLIEAARIDGAGRWAVFRHVTLPALAPTITIVFVLSLINSLKAFDIVYGMTGGGPAQSTQMLAMWAYTQSMQLGDFGRGAAISVILLLITLAIVVPYMRWTFRKPEDAR, via the coding sequence ATGTCCAAAGCCACCCTGTCCATGCGGCCGGCTCTGCAAGGCTATATCCTTCTTGCGCCCGCACTTCTGGTCTATCTCCTCTTCGCGGTTTATCCGATGATCGATGTGATCCGGATGTCGTTTGCGTCGTGGAACGGCCTCAGTGCCGAAAGCAGGTTTGTCGGCATCGACAACTACCGAGCGGTGCTGACGCAGGACCCGGTCTTCTGGGGAGCGCTCTGGAACACGCTCTGGTGGACGGCACTGGCGGTCGTCATTCCCAATCTCATCAGTTTTGGCTTGGCTCTCGCGCTCAATCAGAACGTTCCCGGCCGCTCACCATTGCGGGTGGTTTTCTATCTTCCCGTCATTATCGCGTCGATTGCGGTCGCGACGATCTGGAAGTGGATGTACGATCCATTCTTCGGCCTCTTCAACAACCTGCTGACAAACTGGGGCCTGTCCGACTGGATCGTTGACTGGCTCGGCGATCGCAAGATCGCGCTGTGGTCGGTCTTTGCTGCCCATGTCTGGCAATCGGTCGGCTTCTCCATGGTGCTGTTCCTCGCCGGCTTGCAAAGCGTCTCGCTGACACTCATCGAGGCAGCGCGGATCGATGGGGCCGGGCGATGGGCCGTGTTCCGTCATGTAACCCTGCCGGCGCTCGCGCCGACGATCACCATCGTTTTCGTGCTCTCGCTCATCAATTCGCTGAAGGCGTTCGATATCGTCTACGGCATGACCGGCGGCGGTCCGGCGCAGTCGACCCAGATGCTTGCGATGTGGGCCTACACGCAGTCTATGCAGCTCGGCGACTTTGGTCGGGGCGCCGCGATCTCGGTCATCCTGCTGCTGATCACGCTGGCCATTGTCGTGCCTTACATGCGCTGGACGTTCCGAAAGCCGGAGGATGCCCGATGA
- a CDS encoding transcriptional regulator, producing the protein MGRINELRLIARVAQMYHVEQKRQSEIADILRMSQATVSRMLKRAEQEGIVRTTIIPPPGTFADLENELRGRFGLTEVIVVDCSEDRDGAIMARIGEAAAHFLEVTLQQDEIIGVSSWSQTILKMVDNIHPMKGAKAKYVVQILGGMGDASVQTHATQLTARLAKLTGGEPRLLLVQGITSSREAKLVMLADPVVRETMDLFGRLSLAIVGIGAVEPSELLARSGNTFSRQEMAMLHEAGAVGEISYRFYDENGKPVETPLNERVIGLTLDELRKTDRVMALAGGESKTQAIAAALKLGVIDVLVTDKFTAARLLN; encoded by the coding sequence ATGGGGCGCATCAACGAGTTACGGCTGATTGCCCGCGTGGCGCAGATGTATCATGTCGAGCAAAAGCGGCAGTCGGAGATCGCCGACATTCTGCGCATGTCGCAGGCGACCGTCTCGCGCATGCTGAAACGTGCGGAGCAGGAGGGCATCGTCCGCACGACGATCATTCCGCCACCTGGCACGTTTGCGGACCTGGAAAACGAATTGCGCGGCCGCTTCGGGCTGACCGAAGTGATTGTTGTCGATTGTTCGGAAGATCGCGACGGAGCGATCATGGCGCGCATCGGCGAGGCGGCGGCCCATTTCCTGGAAGTCACGCTCCAGCAGGACGAGATCATCGGGGTTTCGAGCTGGAGCCAGACGATCCTGAAAATGGTGGACAATATCCACCCGATGAAAGGGGCGAAGGCCAAATATGTGGTGCAAATCCTCGGCGGCATGGGCGATGCCTCCGTGCAGACGCATGCCACGCAGCTGACGGCGCGTCTGGCGAAACTGACCGGCGGCGAGCCCCGCCTGCTTCTCGTTCAGGGCATCACCTCGTCGCGGGAAGCCAAGCTCGTCATGCTCGCAGACCCGGTGGTGCGCGAGACGATGGACCTCTTCGGTCGGTTGAGTCTTGCCATCGTCGGCATCGGCGCTGTCGAGCCGTCCGAACTGCTGGCGCGCTCCGGCAACACATTTTCACGGCAGGAAATGGCGATGCTGCACGAGGCAGGTGCCGTCGGCGAGATTTCCTATCGCTTCTACGACGAGAACGGAAAGCCGGTCGAGACGCCGCTCAACGAGCGCGTGATCGGGCTGACGCTGGACGAACTGCGCAAGACCGACCGCGTCATGGCGCTGGCCGGCGGCGAATCGAAGACCCAGGCCATCGCTGCCGCGCTCAAGCTCGGCGTGATCGATGTCCTGGTCACCGACAAATTCACTGCAGCGCGGCTTTTGAACTGA
- a CDS encoding meso-butanediol dehydrogenase / (S,S)-butanediol dehydrogenase / diacetyl reductase, with product MNRFVGKTVIVTGGNKGIGRGIAKRFAEEGAKVAIAAIDKDTPDAAAALAEETGADVKGYVLDVTDAKAIREVYGEAEAVLGPLSVSVQNAGVITIARVEDLTEKEWDFNLDVNTKGVFLCCQEAIRRFRASGTKGKLVNTASGQARQGFIYTPHYAASKFGVVGLTQSLAKELAKEGITANAICPGIIHTEMWDYNDRVWGKMLGEYGPGELMAEWVEGIPMQRAGTPAEVGALVAFLASSDADYITGQTINVDGGLIMS from the coding sequence ATGAATCGTTTTGTGGGCAAGACCGTCATCGTCACGGGCGGCAACAAGGGTATTGGCCGTGGCATCGCGAAGCGCTTTGCCGAAGAGGGCGCGAAAGTCGCCATAGCGGCCATCGACAAGGATACGCCGGATGCGGCCGCAGCACTTGCCGAAGAGACCGGCGCAGACGTGAAGGGTTACGTTCTTGATGTGACCGACGCCAAGGCCATCCGCGAGGTCTATGGCGAGGCGGAGGCCGTACTTGGACCGCTCTCCGTTTCGGTTCAGAACGCAGGGGTCATCACCATCGCCAGGGTGGAAGACCTGACCGAGAAGGAATGGGACTTCAATCTCGACGTCAACACCAAGGGCGTCTTCCTCTGCTGCCAGGAGGCCATCCGCCGCTTCCGTGCTTCCGGGACCAAAGGCAAGCTCGTCAACACCGCCTCCGGGCAGGCGCGGCAAGGCTTCATCTATACGCCGCATTACGCCGCCTCGAAATTCGGCGTCGTCGGCCTGACCCAGAGCCTCGCCAAGGAACTGGCGAAGGAAGGCATCACCGCCAATGCCATCTGCCCCGGCATCATCCACACCGAAATGTGGGACTATAACGACCGTGTCTGGGGCAAGATGCTGGGCGAATACGGACCCGGCGAGCTGATGGCGGAATGGGTCGAAGGCATTCCCATGCAGCGCGCCGGCACGCCTGCGGAAGTCGGAGCGCTCGTTGCATTCCTTGCCTCCAGCGACGCCGATTATATCACCGGCCAAACGATCAATGTCGATGGTGGCCTGATCATGTCCTGA
- a CDS encoding L-fucose isomerase: protein MSRFIQKRTALGVVIGSRAFFNGAPCRAARDEVLAQLATLGVDAHILPFEATVNGAVQTIADADKYAAFFRSKREEIDGLVICLPNFGDEIAVAELVNRAGLNVPILLQASNDEVDKVSVHERRDAFCGKLSVSNNFYQYGVPFTETTSHTCDIAGTEFRSDLDRFARVCRTVRGLRGARLGAIGARTGAFQTMRYSEKLLQASGITVVTVDLSEMMGAAARIADNDKALIEKLDRIKAYGIIPAHIKQDQIVRQAKWTLAINTWIEENGCDASAIQCWRSLQDNFGCATCLTMSMMGEELMPSACEVDIMGAVSMYALSLASGAPSAILDWNNNYAYEADKCVCTHCGNYPKSFFGVTPEIGELDVLGETIGREKCFGAVKGKVRAGDMTYFRLSTDDRAGTVKCYLGEGEFTDDPFPMDGGIAVTKVPNLRDLMRFVSYNGFEHHVAMVRGHYADVVKEAVYRYLKWPIYHHNAKPEASLTFPPRV, encoded by the coding sequence TTGAGCAGGTTCATTCAGAAGCGGACGGCGCTGGGCGTCGTCATCGGGAGTCGCGCGTTCTTCAACGGCGCACCTTGCCGCGCGGCCCGCGACGAGGTGCTCGCGCAGCTGGCCACCCTTGGCGTCGATGCGCACATCCTCCCGTTTGAAGCGACGGTAAACGGGGCTGTCCAGACGATTGCCGACGCAGACAAATATGCAGCTTTCTTCCGCTCGAAACGCGAGGAGATCGACGGACTTGTCATCTGTCTTCCAAACTTCGGGGACGAGATCGCGGTCGCGGAATTGGTCAATCGCGCAGGCCTTAATGTCCCGATCCTCCTGCAGGCATCGAACGACGAAGTCGACAAGGTCTCCGTTCACGAGCGGCGGGACGCGTTTTGCGGCAAGCTCTCCGTCTCGAACAATTTCTATCAGTATGGTGTGCCCTTCACCGAAACCACCTCTCACACCTGCGACATCGCGGGCACGGAGTTCCGGAGCGATCTGGATCGCTTCGCCCGCGTGTGTCGCACTGTTCGCGGGCTAAGGGGCGCAAGGCTCGGCGCGATCGGCGCACGAACGGGTGCCTTCCAGACGATGCGCTATTCCGAAAAGCTGCTCCAGGCTTCCGGTATCACGGTGGTGACTGTCGATCTCTCCGAAATGATGGGGGCGGCAGCGCGCATTGCAGACAATGACAAGGCGCTGATCGAAAAGCTCGACCGCATCAAGGCCTATGGCATCATTCCTGCGCACATCAAACAGGATCAGATTGTCCGTCAGGCAAAGTGGACCTTGGCTATCAATACCTGGATCGAGGAGAACGGCTGCGATGCCTCGGCCATTCAGTGCTGGCGATCGCTGCAGGACAACTTCGGCTGCGCCACATGCCTGACCATGTCGATGATGGGCGAAGAACTGATGCCTTCCGCCTGCGAAGTGGACATCATGGGCGCGGTCTCGATGTATGCGCTGTCCCTGGCATCGGGCGCTCCGTCGGCCATTCTCGACTGGAACAACAATTATGCGTATGAAGCCGACAAATGCGTCTGCACACATTGCGGCAATTACCCCAAGAGCTTTTTCGGCGTGACCCCCGAGATCGGTGAACTCGACGTACTTGGCGAGACAATCGGCCGGGAGAAATGCTTCGGAGCCGTGAAGGGCAAGGTCCGGGCCGGCGACATGACCTATTTCCGCCTCTCGACCGACGACCGGGCCGGCACGGTTAAGTGTTACCTCGGCGAAGGCGAGTTTACGGACGACCCCTTCCCCATGGATGGCGGCATTGCGGTCACCAAAGTCCCCAACCTTCGCGACCTCATGCGGTTCGTGTCCTATAACGGATTCGAGCATCATGTCGCGATGGTTCGCGGACATTATGCCGACGTCGTCAAGGAGGCCGTCTACCGATATCTGAAATGGCCGATCTACCACCACAACGCCAAGCCGGAAGCGTCACTCACCTTCCCGCCGAGGGTTTGA
- a CDS encoding Sugar kinase of the NBD/HSP70 family, may contain an N-terminal HTH domain: protein MDPISTLFLDTDQPASRIVRAMAALGSATATQLVQATGLARSTVSTLLTELRETGVVIELDSRSTGFGRPSQLLSLNPARGRCAGVLLGLGEIRISVCDLTHSVLSDVWLPINLDYSPEEAARAVRRSLEQQCGTLGIHISDLLGVGLAISAPLSFEGKVLNGDVLPTWNGVDIASVFAAELDCPIHAENESHCGALAEMTWGAAMGEKNFILFKFDLGVGGAIVLDGAVHRGTFGNAAEFGHLVLDPRGELCRCGSRGCLTLSVGAFHLLRKAEEFTGHPVSIDEFIEHVRAGHIGYRRLVEDAADIAGWGMGLTATILNPPLFVIAGKLAMVGDFFVERLQRSFERHTLPQMEIQGKSRPRFVVGKFLGNDDTVMGAVALVLHQHGKVTTSNG, encoded by the coding sequence ATGGATCCCATAAGCACCCTTTTTCTCGATACCGATCAACCCGCCAGCCGTATCGTACGGGCCATGGCGGCGCTCGGCTCAGCGACGGCGACGCAGTTGGTGCAGGCTACGGGTCTTGCGCGGTCGACCGTCTCCACGCTTCTGACCGAGTTGCGGGAAACAGGCGTTGTCATCGAGTTGGACAGCAGGAGCACGGGATTTGGCCGGCCGTCGCAATTGTTGTCACTCAACCCCGCTCGCGGGCGGTGTGCCGGGGTACTTCTGGGGCTCGGTGAAATCCGCATTTCCGTCTGCGATCTGACGCATTCGGTCCTTTCGGATGTCTGGCTGCCGATCAATCTCGATTATTCGCCGGAAGAAGCCGCACGCGCCGTTCGCAGGAGCCTCGAACAGCAATGCGGCACGCTGGGGATCCATATCTCGGATCTGCTTGGTGTAGGGCTCGCCATTTCGGCCCCTCTTTCCTTTGAAGGCAAGGTCCTCAACGGCGACGTTCTGCCCACCTGGAACGGCGTGGATATTGCCAGCGTCTTTGCCGCCGAGCTCGACTGTCCCATTCATGCCGAAAATGAAAGCCATTGCGGCGCTCTGGCCGAGATGACCTGGGGCGCGGCCATGGGGGAGAAGAACTTCATTCTTTTCAAATTCGACCTTGGCGTCGGCGGCGCCATCGTTCTGGATGGCGCAGTCCATCGAGGCACGTTTGGCAATGCTGCAGAATTTGGCCATCTAGTCCTCGATCCCCGCGGAGAGCTATGCCGATGCGGCAGCCGCGGTTGCCTGACCCTCTCGGTCGGCGCGTTTCATCTGCTTCGCAAAGCGGAAGAGTTCACCGGGCATCCGGTTTCGATCGACGAATTCATAGAGCATGTTCGCGCAGGTCATATCGGCTACAGGCGTCTCGTCGAGGATGCCGCCGACATTGCCGGCTGGGGCATGGGTCTGACGGCAACCATCCTCAACCCACCACTTTTCGTGATTGCCGGGAAACTCGCCATGGTTGGCGACTTCTTCGTGGAACGTCTTCAAAGAAGCTTCGAGCGGCACACGCTTCCGCAGATGGAGATCCAGGGAAAGAGTCGCCCGCGTTTTGTCGTGGGCAAGTTTCTAGGCAATGACGACACAGTCATGGGCGCCGTCGCACTCGTCCTGCATCAGCATGGAAAAGTGACAACGTCGAACGGATAG
- a CDS encoding urocanate hydratase, with protein MTNPRHNIREIRSPRGTELNAKSWMTEAPLRMLMNNLDPDVAENPHELVVYGGIGRAARDWASFDKIVETLKSLNEDETLMVQSGKPVGVFRTHKDAPRVLIANSNLVPHWATWDHFNELDKKGLAMYGQMTAGSWIYIGTQGIVQGTYETFVEAGRQHYKGDLKGKWILTGGLGGMGGAQPLAAVMAGACCLAVESDETRIDFRLRTRYVDEKAKSLDEALAMIDKWTKAGEAKSVGLLGNAAEIFPELVRRMKAGGPRPDIVTDQTSAHDPLNGYLPIGWTVAEHRAKRETDPKAVEAAARASMKQHVEAMVAFWDAGVPTLDYGNNIRQVAKDEGLENAFAFPGFVPAYIRPLFCRGIGPFRWAALSGDPQDIYKTDAKVKELLPDNKHLHNWLDMAAERISFQGLPARICWVGLGDRHRLALAFNEMVRNGELSAPIVIGRDHLDSGSVASPNRETEAMKDGSDAVSDWPLLNALLNTASGATWVSLHHGGGVGMGFSQHSGVVICADGSDDAARRLERVLWNDPATGVMRHADAGYDIALECAKDKGLRLPGILGN; from the coding sequence ATGACCAATCCTCGTCACAACATCCGCGAAATCCGCAGCCCGCGTGGGACTGAACTCAATGCGAAAAGTTGGATGACTGAAGCGCCGCTGCGCATGCTGATGAACAACCTCGATCCCGATGTCGCGGAAAACCCGCACGAGCTGGTCGTCTATGGTGGCATTGGCCGTGCGGCCCGCGACTGGGCCAGCTTCGACAAGATCGTGGAGACGCTGAAGTCGCTCAACGAGGACGAGACGCTGATGGTACAGTCCGGCAAACCTGTTGGCGTTTTCCGGACGCATAAGGATGCACCGCGGGTCCTGATCGCCAACTCGAATCTCGTGCCGCATTGGGCAACTTGGGATCATTTCAACGAACTCGACAAGAAGGGGCTGGCCATGTACGGCCAGATGACCGCCGGCTCGTGGATCTATATCGGCACCCAGGGGATCGTGCAGGGCACTTACGAAACCTTCGTGGAAGCCGGCCGTCAGCACTACAAAGGCGACCTCAAGGGCAAGTGGATCCTGACCGGGGGCCTCGGCGGGATGGGTGGCGCCCAGCCGCTGGCTGCCGTCATGGCCGGAGCCTGCTGCCTCGCCGTTGAAAGCGACGAAACCCGCATCGATTTTCGCCTGCGCACCCGTTATGTCGATGAGAAGGCGAAGTCTCTCGATGAAGCCCTCGCCATGATCGATAAGTGGACAAAGGCGGGCGAAGCAAAATCCGTGGGCCTGCTCGGCAATGCCGCGGAAATCTTCCCGGAACTGGTGCGCCGCATGAAGGCCGGCGGCCCGCGCCCGGACATCGTTACCGACCAGACGTCGGCCCACGACCCGCTGAACGGCTATCTGCCGATTGGCTGGACCGTAGCCGAACACAGGGCCAAGCGCGAAACCGATCCGAAGGCGGTCGAGGCCGCAGCCCGTGCTTCCATGAAGCAGCACGTAGAAGCCATGGTCGCCTTCTGGGATGCGGGTGTCCCGACACTCGATTACGGTAACAATATCCGCCAGGTGGCAAAGGACGAAGGGTTGGAGAATGCCTTCGCCTTTCCGGGTTTCGTGCCGGCCTATATCAGACCGCTCTTCTGCCGCGGCATCGGCCCGTTCCGCTGGGCAGCGCTGTCAGGCGACCCGCAGGATATCTACAAGACAGATGCCAAGGTGAAGGAACTGCTGCCGGATAATAAGCACCTGCACAATTGGCTGGACATGGCAGCGGAGCGCATCTCCTTCCAGGGCCTGCCAGCACGTATCTGCTGGGTCGGTCTTGGCGATCGCCATCGACTGGCATTGGCTTTCAACGAGATGGTCAGGAATGGCGAACTGTCTGCTCCGATCGTGATCGGTCGCGACCATCTCGATTCCGGCTCGGTCGCCTCACCGAACCGCGAGACCGAAGCGATGAAGGATGGCTCGGACGCGGTGTCGGATTGGCCGCTCCTCAATGCGCTGCTCAATACCGCTTCGGGCGCAACCTGGGTGTCGCTGCACCACGGCGGCGGCGTGGGCATGGGCTTCTCGCAGCATTCAGGCGTTGTCATCTGCGCCGATGGTTCAGACGATGCGGCCAGAAGGCTTGAGCGCGTTCTGTGGAACGACCCAGCGACGGGCGTGATGCGCCATGCGGATGCAGGCTATGACATCGCCCTCGAATGCGCCAAGGACAAGGGCCTGCGCCTGCCCGGCATTCTCGGGAACTGA
- a CDS encoding carbohydrate ABC transporter substrate-binding protein, CUT1 family, with the protein MHVKKMAATAASALTLAALLAGGAARADELKIWTLTFDNNSANAAWTKIIKDFEAANPEIKISREGRSVDEHKAALRVAAQSSQGPDIYFMWAGLGLGGEFVKAGLSKPLDEYYEKYGWDKRLTPSAASFSKLYEGKRHGVPYTFHGEGIYYNKALFEKAGIKSVPQTYDELKEDAAKLKKAGIPAFTFGGSVNWHVMRLMDVILEAKCGADKHDQLMDMKLDWSSEPCATASFEELNDWSQNYILKPFMGIDNNQAFKLFLANRAAMMLEGDWLVDQLRSAKKLDGIDIFPFPTGTDRLYGFAEYLYVSAKSAHPDDAAKFLDYLLSDKVQQESLGAFGSISVNANVKYEKVDALDQRWIDIFNKYKKIYMNGDQAFPLDVTTEYFRVINEVASGNMKPADAGKTLQTFISNRKG; encoded by the coding sequence ATGCACGTGAAGAAAATGGCTGCCACGGCTGCGTCTGCATTGACGCTGGCTGCACTGTTGGCAGGTGGCGCTGCGCGCGCCGACGAGTTGAAGATCTGGACACTGACGTTCGACAACAATTCCGCCAATGCGGCCTGGACCAAGATCATCAAGGATTTCGAAGCCGCCAATCCGGAGATCAAGATCTCCCGCGAGGGCCGCTCGGTCGACGAGCACAAGGCGGCACTTCGCGTTGCCGCACAGTCCAGCCAAGGGCCGGACATCTATTTCATGTGGGCGGGCCTCGGCCTTGGCGGCGAATTCGTCAAGGCTGGGCTCTCAAAGCCGCTTGATGAATATTACGAGAAATACGGCTGGGATAAGCGCCTGACGCCGTCGGCTGCCAGCTTCTCGAAGCTCTATGAAGGCAAGCGCCATGGGGTGCCTTATACGTTCCACGGCGAGGGCATCTATTACAACAAGGCCCTGTTCGAGAAGGCGGGCATCAAGTCGGTGCCGCAGACCTATGACGAGCTGAAGGAAGACGCCGCCAAGCTCAAGAAGGCGGGCATTCCCGCCTTCACCTTCGGCGGCAGCGTGAACTGGCACGTCATGCGGCTGATGGACGTCATCCTCGAAGCCAAGTGCGGGGCAGACAAGCATGATCAGTTGATGGACATGAAGCTCGACTGGTCGAGTGAGCCCTGCGCGACAGCGAGCTTCGAAGAGCTCAACGATTGGTCGCAGAACTACATTCTGAAGCCCTTCATGGGCATTGACAACAACCAGGCCTTCAAGCTCTTCTTGGCCAACCGTGCAGCCATGATGCTCGAAGGCGACTGGCTGGTCGATCAGCTCCGCAGCGCGAAAAAGCTCGACGGGATCGATATCTTCCCGTTTCCGACGGGCACCGACCGCCTCTACGGTTTTGCCGAGTACCTGTATGTTTCGGCCAAGAGCGCACACCCCGACGACGCGGCGAAGTTCCTGGACTATCTGCTGTCCGACAAGGTGCAGCAGGAAAGTCTTGGCGCTTTCGGCTCGATCTCGGTCAACGCGAATGTCAAGTATGAGAAGGTCGATGCCCTTGATCAGAGGTGGATCGATATCTTCAACAAGTACAAGAAGATCTACATGAACGGCGACCAGGCCTTCCCGCTTGATGTCACGACGGAATATTTCCGCGTCATCAACGAAGTCGCCTCGGGCAACATGAAGCCTGCGGATGCCGGCAAGACGTTGCAGACCTTCATTTCGAACAGAAAAGGCTAA
- a CDS encoding raffinose/stachyose/melibiose transport system permease protein — MSFLSQAFRPVGSNRVDPMLVALWLALVVLALVWITPFVFIVFTALKSSDAVMNTSAFALPTEPDFGNFVSAWQRGNFSTTAFNGVIITFIKVPLGLFISAMAAYALAKVPMRFSKVFLALCVFGTMLPFQVMLAPIFKQVNAFGLINTYPGIILPYLAFGVPYQVFILHGFFAAVPKELSEAARIDGASHFTIFRRIFLPVSLPVLSALLILDFVATWNEFAMALVILQDPKMWTLPLGLMNFQSQFQSNYGELNAAIIMTVLPAAIVYLMFQRYFVAGLTTGAVKE; from the coding sequence ATGAGCTTCTTGTCTCAGGCTTTCCGCCCCGTCGGCTCGAACCGCGTCGATCCCATGCTGGTCGCCCTGTGGCTTGCCCTTGTTGTTCTGGCGCTTGTCTGGATCACGCCCTTCGTCTTCATCGTCTTCACCGCGCTCAAATCCAGCGATGCTGTGATGAATACCAGCGCGTTCGCGCTGCCCACCGAGCCCGATTTCGGCAATTTCGTCTCGGCCTGGCAGCGCGGCAATTTCTCGACGACGGCGTTCAACGGCGTCATCATCACTTTCATCAAGGTGCCGCTAGGCCTCTTCATCTCCGCGATGGCGGCTTACGCTCTGGCCAAGGTGCCGATGCGCTTTTCGAAAGTCTTTCTGGCGCTCTGCGTCTTCGGCACGATGCTGCCGTTTCAGGTGATGCTGGCGCCGATCTTCAAGCAGGTGAATGCGTTCGGGCTGATCAACACCTACCCCGGAATCATCCTGCCCTATCTTGCCTTCGGCGTGCCCTATCAAGTCTTCATCCTGCACGGCTTCTTTGCCGCCGTTCCCAAGGAACTGTCGGAGGCAGCGCGGATCGACGGCGCATCGCATTTCACGATTTTCCGGCGGATCTTCCTGCCGGTGTCGCTGCCCGTTCTCTCGGCCCTTTTGATCCTCGACTTTGTGGCCACTTGGAACGAATTCGCCATGGCGCTGGTGATCCTGCAGGATCCCAAAATGTGGACGCTCCCGCTCGGGCTCATGAATTTCCAGAGCCAGTTCCAGAGCAACTACGGTGAGCTCAACGCAGCGATCATCATGACGGTCCTGCCGGCCGCCATCGTCTATCTCATGTTCCAACGTTATTTCGTCGCGGGTCTGACGACCGGCGCTGTCAAGGAATGA